In Vicingus serpentipes, the following are encoded in one genomic region:
- a CDS encoding RNA methyltransferase, which yields MHKKLQNEELNRISVEEFKVQDKTPIIVVLDNIRSLNNIGSVFRTADSFLLEAIYLCGITAQPPHRDIQKTALGATESVTWKYFESTTKAIEDLKQENYKIASIEQTENSVMLNKYTVNKNEKLAIVFGNEVKGVEQEVINNSDVVIEIPQYGTKHSLNISVSAGIVIWELQKQYRV from the coding sequence ATGCACAAAAAACTACAAAACGAAGAATTAAACAGAATATCTGTTGAAGAATTTAAAGTCCAAGATAAAACACCAATTATAGTTGTTTTGGATAACATTAGAAGTTTAAACAACATTGGCTCTGTTTTTCGTACTGCCGATTCGTTTTTATTAGAAGCTATTTATTTATGTGGTATTACAGCTCAACCACCACATCGTGATATTCAAAAAACAGCTTTAGGAGCTACCGAATCGGTTACTTGGAAATATTTTGAATCTACTACTAAAGCCATTGAAGATTTAAAACAAGAGAACTATAAAATAGCAAGCATTGAACAAACCGAAAATAGCGTAATGCTAAATAAATACACCGTAAACAAAAATGAAAAGCTAGCTATTGTTTTTGGAAATGAAGTAAAAGGTGTAGAACAAGAAGTTATTAATAATAGTGATGTAGTGATAGAAATACCTCAATATGGCACCAAACATTCGTTAAACATTTCTGTTTCGGCTGGGATAGTAATTTGGGAATTGCAGAAACAATATAGAGTCTAA
- a CDS encoding class I SAM-dependent methyltransferase has translation MTNTERKAHWENIYSTKSLNEVSWYQPTPETSLDFIKKLNLPKDASIIDIGGGDSFLVDNLLALGYTNISVLDISEKAIERAKERLGNNSTKVKWIASDIATFNPTEKYDLWHDRAAFHFLTNLKEINHYTKIITQSLSLNGYVILGTFSKNGPLKCSGIEITQYNTEDLITTFRELRLIESKAIEHSTPFDTTQNFTFACFEIKTKV, from the coding sequence ATGACAAATACCGAACGAAAAGCACATTGGGAAAACATTTATTCTACAAAAAGTTTAAATGAAGTAAGTTGGTATCAACCGACTCCTGAAACTTCTCTTGATTTTATTAAAAAATTAAACTTACCTAAAGATGCTAGTATTATTGATATTGGAGGAGGAGATAGTTTTTTAGTTGATAATTTATTAGCTTTAGGTTATACCAATATTTCGGTATTAGATATTTCTGAAAAGGCAATTGAACGTGCTAAAGAAAGGCTAGGAAACAATTCAACTAAAGTAAAATGGATTGCTTCTGACATTGCAACATTTAACCCAACAGAAAAATATGACTTATGGCATGATAGAGCTGCTTTTCATTTTTTAACTAACCTAAAAGAGATTAATCATTACACTAAAATAATTACTCAAAGTTTAAGCTTAAATGGCTATGTTATTTTAGGAACTTTTTCTAAAAATGGCCCATTAAAATGTAGCGGCATAGAAATAACCCAATACAATACAGAAGATTTAATTACAACATTTAGAGAATTACGCTTAATTGAATCGAAAGCAATAGAACACTCAACACCTTTTGACACCACTCAAAATTTCACTTTTGCTTGTTTTGAGATAAAAACTAAGGTTTAA
- a CDS encoding translocation/assembly module TamB domain-containing protein, with the protein MAYINYLNVDISQFSLKDKRIFLDEVILEDTYFNLKKYKEDTTVNLTFIIDHFKSTDTTSNPSSWQFGLDKVTISNGRFDYNNEDVAPFLTGVDYSHVGIQDLNLKTSKIEFITAGVNCNIEELSLVEKSGFVLNDLKTEFNISPKGIIAQHLKIKTPNSKVDGDVTFITNEYIDLANFIDDVKIKSYFEKSEVNFKDICFFARGLDCLNKKVTLTGEVKGRISNLKGRKLDLRTEDGTIFKGNVKISGLPDVENMFMHINVDQLITSKRQLEQLPLFPFCDDKRLQLTNNFNHLGKVYFKGSLTGFYYDFVAYGKFNTAIGSVSTDVSLKTINNEIKYKGKIESNHFHLGKFFEIPNELGEITMNVDVDGSGTDLQKLKIKLNGNVEQIVVKDYEYNNVKVKGNLANKIFKGYLAVEDENIDFDFNGFVDFRDQLPIFNFISNVNYAKLQNLNLIHLEKDLKTRLSTQLQVNLVGNHIDNIEGDIIFKDLNYVDVKDSIYVTDINVKSQKIGELKKLSVTSAILEAEIEGRYYFKELLGASTNNLVKFIPSLHQEDLKQVKLSNDFNFDIKVLNTDLISKLILSGVELGENSRLLGAYNSTLQSLSLNAYFPSVNSGLVKVNNLKVDGKTSFETLYLDVFAEKIYQTDSIYLENFKTSSVVHNDSILTNIKWVNSDTISPTKADINFNTYFRGLNDFTTQFYDSYFLVDDTLWNVNENNQIDYFKEDTLELSVKNLGFKAGNQSILIDGKLSGDENDQVDVALQKFNLAIIQKFIPSNIATVKGMVDGVFSIKKEKEELIFTSDITFNDLAINQSNLGSGEVKSVWSTIEKKLYLDGQFYKGHLPSIIFNGNYYPFRETESLDLVLQLQRTDLSIVNNYTKDYIDNLRGLITADIAITGTTNKPELNGYIQLQKTSFEVNYLKTGFSTPFCKINVTPDMISFDNVQFFDGTGKNTAITNGTIFHEWFKNFNFDVGLDANDFLAMNTSVNDNNLYYGKAFISGLVNIGGYGNKLSIDLDVKTEKGTVISIPLSNSDEISENDFIEFVTNDTVKKVEEEIDLSNFIMNFDLEATPDAEVRLVFDEQIGDVMKAKGEGNLEFRINQQGDFNIYGDYKVKDGDYLFTLQNIINKRFDLEEGGVIKWNGDPYDAQLNLTAVYRLRARLYELLAGTEDSTANLVYKKRTPVNLKLIMTKSMLNPDIAFDIDLPTADETTKSKVRSVLYVSDEQENIQELNRQVFSLLVLNQFLTPTGREGVSYTGNVAGTTSFELMSNQVSNWLSKISNDFDVGFNYRPGDELSGQEIELALSTQIFNDRLILDGNFGVSDNKEVSSDSQNANNIIGDFSMEYKITEDGKLRVKAFNASNQSYIERTSSNYTQGVGLFYRKEFDNFSDLFKKGLK; encoded by the coding sequence TTGGCATATATTAATTATTTAAATGTTGATATAAGTCAATTTTCATTAAAAGACAAGCGAATATTTTTGGATGAAGTAATATTAGAAGATACCTACTTTAATCTTAAAAAGTATAAAGAAGATACGACGGTAAATTTAACTTTTATCATTGATCATTTTAAATCTACAGACACAACATCAAATCCTAGTAGTTGGCAATTTGGTTTAGATAAAGTTACTATTTCTAATGGTCGATTTGATTATAACAATGAGGATGTGGCACCTTTTTTAACAGGGGTAGATTATAGTCATGTTGGTATTCAAGATTTAAATTTAAAAACGAGTAAGATCGAATTTATCACTGCAGGAGTAAATTGTAATATAGAGGAATTAAGTTTAGTCGAAAAAAGTGGTTTTGTGTTAAATGACCTCAAAACGGAATTTAATATTTCTCCAAAAGGAATAATAGCACAACACTTAAAAATAAAAACTCCAAATTCAAAAGTTGACGGTGATGTAACTTTTATTACAAATGAATATATTGATTTAGCAAATTTTATTGATGATGTGAAAATCAAGTCATATTTTGAAAAATCAGAAGTAAACTTTAAAGATATCTGCTTTTTTGCTCGAGGATTAGACTGTTTAAATAAAAAGGTAACCCTAACAGGAGAAGTTAAAGGTAGGATAAGTAATTTGAAAGGTAGAAAACTTGATTTAAGGACAGAAGATGGGACAATATTTAAAGGTAATGTTAAAATATCTGGTTTGCCAGATGTAGAAAATATGTTTATGCATATTAATGTTGACCAATTAATAACATCTAAACGTCAATTAGAACAGCTTCCTCTTTTTCCTTTTTGTGATGATAAAAGGTTACAGCTAACCAATAATTTTAATCATTTAGGCAAAGTATATTTTAAAGGGAGTTTAACGGGGTTTTATTATGATTTTGTAGCGTATGGAAAATTTAACACAGCTATAGGTTCTGTTTCTACAGATGTTTCTTTAAAAACAATTAATAATGAAATAAAATATAAAGGAAAAATTGAAAGTAATCATTTTCATTTGGGTAAATTTTTTGAAATACCTAATGAACTTGGAGAGATAACAATGAATGTTGATGTTGATGGAAGCGGAACGGATTTACAAAAATTGAAAATAAAACTAAATGGAAATGTAGAACAAATTGTAGTAAAAGATTATGAATACAATAATGTTAAGGTTAAAGGAAATTTAGCAAATAAAATCTTTAAAGGTTATTTAGCTGTTGAGGATGAAAATATTGATTTTGATTTTAATGGATTTGTTGATTTTAGAGATCAACTTCCCATTTTTAATTTTATTTCAAATGTTAATTATGCTAAACTTCAAAACTTAAATTTAATCCACCTTGAAAAAGATTTGAAGACACGTTTGTCAACTCAACTTCAGGTTAATTTGGTTGGTAATCATATTGATAATATTGAGGGAGATATAATTTTTAAAGATTTGAATTATGTTGATGTTAAGGATTCGATTTATGTTACTGATATTAATGTTAAATCTCAAAAAATAGGTGAATTAAAAAAATTAAGTGTTACTTCTGCGATTTTGGAAGCTGAAATAGAAGGTAGATATTATTTTAAAGAATTGCTCGGAGCAAGCACAAACAACCTCGTAAAATTTATCCCTTCTCTACATCAAGAAGATTTAAAGCAAGTAAAATTATCAAACGATTTTAATTTTGATATTAAGGTTTTAAATACCGACTTAATCTCAAAGTTAATTTTATCAGGAGTAGAATTAGGTGAAAATTCAAGACTTCTTGGAGCATATAATTCAACTTTACAATCGCTCTCGTTAAATGCTTATTTCCCTTCGGTAAATTCTGGTTTAGTTAAAGTTAATAATTTAAAGGTTGATGGTAAGACTTCTTTTGAAACACTTTATTTAGATGTTTTTGCTGAAAAGATTTATCAAACGGATAGTATTTACTTAGAGAACTTTAAAACTTCCTCAGTTGTTCATAATGATTCTATCTTAACAAATATTAAATGGGTAAATAGTGATACAATTTCACCAACAAAAGCGGATATTAATTTCAATACTTATTTTAGAGGGTTAAATGATTTTACAACGCAATTTTATGATTCCTATTTTCTGGTGGATGATACATTGTGGAATGTAAATGAAAATAACCAAATAGATTACTTTAAAGAAGATACCCTTGAACTGAGTGTAAAAAACTTAGGGTTTAAAGCAGGAAATCAGAGTATTTTAATTGATGGTAAACTCTCTGGAGATGAGAATGATCAAGTAGATGTGGCTTTGCAAAAATTTAATTTAGCTATAATTCAAAAATTTATTCCTTCTAATATAGCTACTGTTAAAGGAATGGTAGATGGTGTTTTTTCAATAAAGAAAGAGAAAGAAGAATTGATTTTTACTTCAGATATAACTTTTAATGATTTAGCTATTAACCAAAGTAATTTAGGTTCAGGGGAAGTTAAATCGGTTTGGAGTACAATTGAAAAAAAATTATACCTAGATGGTCAATTTTATAAGGGACATTTGCCTTCTATTATATTTAATGGGAATTATTATCCCTTTAGAGAAACAGAAAGTTTAGATTTAGTTCTTCAGCTACAGCGTACAGATTTAAGTATAGTTAATAATTATACTAAAGATTACATTGATAATTTAAGGGGATTAATTACTGCGGATATAGCAATAACAGGAACAACAAATAAACCTGAGTTGAACGGTTATATTCAATTACAAAAAACAAGTTTTGAAGTAAATTATTTAAAAACAGGATTTTCAACTCCTTTTTGTAAAATTAATGTTACTCCTGATATGATAAGTTTTGATAACGTTCAGTTTTTTGATGGTACAGGAAAAAATACCGCAATTACCAATGGAACAATATTTCATGAATGGTTTAAAAATTTCAACTTTGATGTTGGGTTAGATGCGAATGATTTTTTAGCGATGAATACATCTGTAAATGATAATAATTTGTATTACGGTAAAGCCTTTATTTCTGGGTTAGTTAATATAGGAGGTTATGGAAATAAATTAAGTATTGATTTAGATGTTAAAACTGAAAAGGGAACAGTTATTAGTATTCCTCTATCAAACAGTGATGAGATTTCTGAAAATGATTTTATAGAATTCGTAACAAATGACACTGTAAAAAAAGTAGAAGAAGAAATCGATTTATCAAACTTCATTATGAATTTTGATTTAGAAGCAACTCCTGATGCAGAGGTAAGATTAGTATTTGATGAGCAGATTGGAGATGTTATGAAAGCTAAAGGAGAAGGTAATTTAGAGTTTAGAATTAATCAGCAAGGAGATTTTAACATTTATGGAGATTATAAGGTGAAAGATGGAGATTATCTTTTCACACTTCAAAACATTATTAATAAACGATTTGATTTAGAGGAAGGTGGGGTTATTAAATGGAATGGTGATCCTTATGATGCTCAACTAAACCTAACTGCAGTTTATCGTTTAAGAGCTCGTTTATATGAATTACTTGCAGGTACAGAAGATAGTACAGCTAATTTAGTTTATAAAAAAAGGACACCAGTTAATTTAAAATTGATAATGACAAAATCAATGTTAAATCCAGATATAGCATTTGATATTGATTTACCTACCGCAGATGAAACAACTAAAAGTAAAGTTAGAAGTGTACTTTATGTTAGCGACGAACAAGAAAATATTCAAGAGTTAAATCGGCAGGTTTTTTCGTTGTTAGTGTTGAATCAATTTTTGACTCCTACAGGTAGAGAAGGGGTGAGTTATACGGGTAATGTTGCAGGTACCACTTCATTTGAGTTAATGTCAAATCAGGTAAGTAATTGGTTGTCAAAAATTAGCAATGACTTTGATGTTGGTTTTAATTACAGGCCAGGAGATGAGTTGTCGGGACAAGAGATTGAATTAGCACTTTCAACTCAAATATTTAATGACAGATTGATTTTGGATGGCAATTTTGGGGTTTCAGATAATAAAGAGGTTTCTTCAGATTCACAAAATGCGAATAATATTATTGGAGATTTCTCTATGGAGTATAAAATTACTGAAGATGGTAAATTAAGGGTTAAAGCATTTAATGCATCTAACCAGTCTTATATTGAGAGAACAAGTAGTAATTATACTCAAGGAGTTGGTTTGTTTTACCGTAAGGAGTTTGATAATTTTAGTGACTTATTCAAAAAAGGCTTGAAATAA
- a CDS encoding pseudouridine synthase codes for MTITKEQFKLALAKVCDPLPGSIPAPTPYKLAVKQKYNGFNIIDFFAVTVPMVAKEKWIEKIENNNLFIDNKPAKISSKVYGGNITTHFSEPKTEPFINTEFEFIFCDENILVLNKPAPIPMHPSGRFNKNSLTEILKLAFPSEDFKIIHRLDANTTGVIILGRTNESANSISKQLQEKTAKKQYLALVEGLPNKKYFSSNTQISLEKTPAGGREISNNGIDAYTEFEVIKTYSEKKRALLSVTPHSGRTNQIRLHLADLNFPIVGDIGYKDPNYFKNNPLTYSDDCLFLHAKAISFKYKNKEVTFSADLPTKFLINQK; via the coding sequence ATGACAATTACAAAAGAGCAATTTAAACTTGCCTTAGCAAAAGTTTGCGATCCATTACCTGGAAGTATTCCTGCACCAACACCATATAAGCTAGCTGTAAAACAAAAATACAATGGCTTTAATATTATTGATTTTTTTGCTGTAACCGTTCCTATGGTTGCTAAAGAAAAATGGATAGAAAAAATCGAAAACAACAATCTATTTATTGATAATAAACCGGCAAAAATTTCTTCTAAGGTTTATGGGGGAAATATCACTACTCATTTTTCCGAACCAAAAACAGAACCATTTATTAATACAGAATTTGAATTTATTTTTTGTGATGAAAATATTTTAGTACTCAATAAGCCTGCACCAATTCCAATGCACCCAAGTGGTCGGTTTAATAAAAACTCATTAACTGAAATCCTAAAACTAGCCTTCCCTTCAGAAGATTTTAAAATAATACACCGTTTAGATGCTAATACTACAGGCGTAATTATATTAGGTAGAACAAATGAATCTGCAAATTCTATTAGTAAACAATTACAAGAAAAAACAGCTAAAAAACAATATCTAGCTTTAGTGGAAGGATTACCGAATAAAAAATATTTTTCATCAAATACTCAAATCAGTTTAGAGAAAACACCTGCAGGCGGAAGAGAAATTAGTAATAATGGTATTGATGCTTATACTGAATTTGAAGTAATTAAAACATATTCTGAAAAAAAACGAGCACTTTTATCAGTTACGCCACATAGTGGAAGAACAAATCAAATACGCTTACATTTAGCCGATCTGAATTTTCCAATTGTCGGAGATATTGGCTACAAAGACCCTAATTATTTCAAAAACAATCCACTTACTTATTCTGATGATTGTTTATTTTTACACGCAAAGGCTATCAGTTTTAAGTACAAGAACAAAGAGGTTACATTTTCTGCTGATTTACCCACCAAATTTTTAATTAACCAAAAATGA
- the tsaD gene encoding tRNA (adenosine(37)-N6)-threonylcarbamoyltransferase complex transferase subunit TsaD — MQQSPTIILGIESSCDDTAAAIIKDGKILANIIANQDVHKAYGGVVPELASRAHQQNIVPVVDAALKKANIDKKDISAIAYTNGPGLLGSLLVGSSFAKAFAMGLNIPTIEVNHMHGHILAHFIEESEGGGNKPSFPFLCLTVSGGHTQIVKVSDYFKMEIIGETIDDAAGEAFDKVAKMLSLPYPGGPLLDKYAQLGNPARFEFPHPRVKDLNYSFSGFKTSVLYFLKKGLAENENFITENLNDICASVQKTIVDILMINLKKAAKQTGINAIAIAGGVSANSELRKRFQDLTAENFKVYIPKFEYCTDNAGMIAITGYHHYLQQNFGTQQSVPNARMKV; from the coding sequence ATGCAGCAATCACCAACTATAATTTTAGGAATTGAATCTTCTTGTGATGATACTGCTGCTGCTATTATAAAAGACGGCAAAATTCTTGCCAACATAATTGCAAATCAAGATGTTCATAAAGCTTATGGTGGGGTTGTTCCTGAGTTAGCTTCTAGAGCCCATCAACAGAATATTGTTCCGGTAGTAGATGCAGCTTTAAAAAAAGCTAATATCGATAAAAAAGATATTTCTGCTATTGCTTATACTAATGGACCTGGATTACTTGGTTCCTTATTAGTTGGCAGTTCTTTTGCAAAGGCATTTGCTATGGGATTAAACATTCCTACTATTGAAGTTAACCACATGCATGGCCATATATTAGCTCACTTTATTGAGGAAAGTGAAGGTGGAGGCAATAAACCTTCGTTTCCCTTTCTATGCTTAACAGTTAGTGGTGGACATACCCAAATTGTAAAAGTTAGCGATTATTTTAAAATGGAAATAATTGGAGAAACAATTGACGATGCTGCTGGGGAAGCATTTGATAAAGTTGCTAAAATGTTGAGTTTACCCTATCCCGGAGGACCTTTATTAGATAAATACGCTCAACTAGGAAACCCAGCAAGATTTGAATTTCCTCATCCAAGAGTTAAAGATTTAAATTATAGCTTCAGTGGTTTCAAAACTTCAGTTCTTTACTTTTTGAAAAAAGGATTAGCTGAAAACGAAAACTTTATTACTGAAAACCTAAACGATATTTGTGCTTCAGTTCAAAAAACGATAGTGGACATTTTAATGATAAATCTTAAAAAAGCTGCTAAACAAACTGGCATAAATGCAATTGCAATTGCTGGAGGTGTTTCTGCTAATTCCGAATTGAGAAAACGTTTCCAAGATTTAACGGCTGAAAATTTTAAAGTTTATATTCCAAAATTTGAATATTGCACCGATAATGCAGGAATGATTGCAATAACAGGATATCACCATTATTTGCAACAAAATTTTGGCACACAACAATCAGTACCAAATGCTCGAATGAAAGTTTAA
- the mutS gene encoding DNA mismatch repair protein MutS, which yields MSKTKDKETPLMKQYNTIKAKYPDAMLLFRVGDFYETFGADAIRAANVLGITLTARNNGGSKLELAGFPHHSLNTYLPKLVRAGMRVAICDQLEAPSKDKKIVKRGVTELVTPGVTLNDQILDHKSNNFLAAVHFDKKGAGVSFLDVSTGEFLVAQGDVQYIDKLLHGFKPTEVLFQRNYKKQFVENFGEQFYTFCLDDWAFTQDFGQEILNKHFQTASLKGFGIEDLPYAISAAGAALHYLSDTQHDKVQHITSLSRIEEDKYVWLDKFTIRNLELIYSPNENAKTLIDVLDQTISPMGSRMLKRWVALPLKDIQPINDRLTVVSQLVDDVELSDGLKRNINEIGDLERLISKVATSRINPREVVQLKRALSVIEPIKEVCLNPKNESLQKIGDRLNPCVIIRDKIAQQIQDEPPVHINKGGVIAEGVNDDLDGLRKILNSGKDALVEIQEREIENTGIPSLKISFNNVFGYYIEVRNTHKDKVPENWIRKQTLTQAERYITEELKEYESKILGADDKILTLETQLFNDLVLELSDYISPIQLNAQLIAQLDCLLSFATIAKQYNYTKPEVNDTKIIEFKDGRHPVIEQQLAVGDEYVANDIYLDDSTQQIMMITGPNMSGKSALLRQTALITLMAQIGSFVPAKHAKIGLVDKIFTRVGASDNISQGESTFMVEMNETASILNNLSDRSLILLDEIGRGTSTYDGISIAWSIAEYLHEQPKLRAKTLFATHYHELNEMTNAFKRIKNYNVSVKEINNKIIFLRKLVAGGSNHSFGIHVAKMAGMPKKMLNRAHEVLAQLESSHAGQSNNKAIKSEKTEDFQLSFFQLDDPVLENIKDELISIDINTLTPVEALMKLNEIKKMVGGKV from the coding sequence GTGTCAAAAACCAAAGATAAAGAGACTCCACTAATGAAACAATACAACACTATTAAGGCGAAATACCCTGATGCGATGTTGTTGTTTAGAGTGGGTGATTTTTATGAAACTTTTGGTGCAGATGCTATTAGAGCGGCTAATGTTTTAGGGATTACACTTACAGCTCGTAACAATGGAGGTTCTAAATTAGAATTAGCAGGTTTTCCTCATCATTCTTTAAATACCTATTTGCCTAAGTTGGTAAGAGCAGGAATGCGAGTTGCTATATGCGATCAACTAGAAGCCCCAAGTAAGGATAAAAAGATTGTTAAACGAGGAGTTACTGAATTAGTAACACCTGGAGTTACGTTAAACGACCAAATACTTGACCATAAATCGAACAATTTTTTAGCAGCAGTTCATTTTGATAAAAAAGGAGCTGGGGTTTCTTTTTTAGATGTTTCAACAGGAGAGTTTTTAGTTGCTCAAGGAGATGTTCAATACATCGATAAACTCCTGCATGGTTTTAAACCAACAGAGGTTTTGTTTCAACGAAACTATAAAAAACAATTTGTAGAAAATTTTGGAGAGCAGTTTTATACTTTTTGTTTAGACGATTGGGCTTTTACACAGGATTTTGGTCAAGAAATTTTAAATAAACATTTTCAAACGGCATCGCTTAAAGGTTTTGGAATAGAAGATTTACCTTATGCTATTTCGGCTGCAGGAGCAGCATTACATTATCTTTCGGATACCCAACACGATAAAGTTCAACACATCACTTCACTTTCAAGAATTGAAGAAGATAAATACGTTTGGCTGGATAAGTTTACAATTCGAAATCTCGAATTAATTTACTCGCCTAACGAAAACGCTAAAACTTTAATTGATGTTTTGGATCAAACCATTTCACCAATGGGTTCGCGTATGCTAAAACGTTGGGTAGCTTTGCCTTTAAAAGATATTCAACCAATTAACGACCGATTAACAGTTGTTAGTCAATTGGTAGATGATGTGGAATTGTCTGATGGATTAAAACGAAACATAAATGAAATAGGAGATTTAGAACGCTTAATTTCTAAAGTTGCAACTTCAAGAATTAACCCAAGAGAAGTGGTTCAATTAAAACGAGCTTTGTCGGTTATCGAACCCATAAAAGAAGTTTGTTTAAACCCAAAAAATGAATCCCTTCAAAAAATTGGAGATCGTTTAAATCCTTGTGTAATTATTAGAGATAAAATTGCACAACAAATACAAGATGAACCACCAGTACACATCAATAAAGGAGGAGTAATTGCAGAGGGGGTTAATGATGATTTGGACGGACTTCGTAAAATATTAAACTCTGGTAAAGATGCCCTAGTTGAAATACAAGAGCGAGAAATTGAAAACACAGGGATTCCAAGCTTAAAAATTTCGTTTAATAATGTGTTTGGCTACTACATTGAAGTTAGAAACACGCATAAAGATAAAGTACCAGAAAACTGGATTCGTAAACAAACTTTAACACAAGCAGAACGATACATTACGGAAGAGCTAAAAGAATATGAAAGTAAAATTTTAGGTGCAGATGATAAAATTTTAACACTTGAAACACAATTATTTAACGATTTAGTGTTGGAACTTTCCGATTATATTTCACCAATTCAATTAAATGCTCAACTAATAGCTCAATTGGATTGTTTGTTGTCGTTTGCAACTATAGCAAAACAGTACAATTACACTAAACCAGAAGTAAACGACACAAAAATTATTGAGTTTAAAGATGGTCGCCACCCAGTTATTGAACAGCAATTAGCTGTTGGGGATGAATATGTAGCTAACGATATTTATTTAGACGATTCTACACAACAAATAATGATGATTACAGGCCCAAATATGAGTGGTAAATCTGCATTATTACGACAAACAGCTTTGATTACTTTAATGGCTCAAATAGGAAGCTTTGTACCTGCAAAGCATGCTAAAATTGGCTTAGTAGATAAAATATTTACAAGAGTTGGAGCTTCTGATAATATTTCGCAAGGAGAATCTACATTTATGGTAGAGATGAACGAAACGGCAAGTATTTTAAATAACTTATCAGATAGAAGTTTAATTTTGTTGGATGAGATAGGAAGAGGAACGAGCACTTATGATGGAATTTCAATAGCTTGGAGTATTGCTGAATATTTACATGAACAACCTAAATTAAGAGCAAAAACATTGTTTGCAACGCATTATCATGAGTTAAATGAAATGACAAATGCTTTTAAGCGAATTAAAAATTATAATGTTTCGGTTAAAGAAATTAATAACAAGATTATCTTTTTAAGAAAATTAGTTGCAGGAGGAAGTAACCATAGTTTTGGTATTCATGTAGCTAAAATGGCTGGTATGCCTAAAAAGATGTTGAACAGAGCTCATGAAGTTTTGGCTCAATTGGAAAGCTCTCATGCAGGACAATCAAACAATAAAGCTATAAAATCAGAAAAAACAGAAGATTTTCAACTAAGCTTTTTTCAGTTAGATGACCCGGTTTTGGAAAACATTAAAGATGAACTAATCAGTATTGATATAAATACACTTACTCCAGTTGAGGCTTTAATGAAGTTAAATGAGATTAAGAAAATGGTTGGAGGTAAAGTTTAA